One genomic segment of Trichoplusia ni isolate ovarian cell line Hi5 chromosome 5, tn1, whole genome shotgun sequence includes these proteins:
- the LOC113494013 gene encoding uncharacterized protein LOC113494013 → MRGIWSQVITLGVILQIALVSGKALIPQNQQTQQQVERNSEVGNTAQKRVGYDYPAPPLDLVNPFQDHDDLHSHDNHHEVIEHHDEHDHHGFDDHEHHEHQEHNDIHEEHHVEEHHEHHDHHDHHDHHDPGYWKKKLIWKPGWKKIWKPAKKQIWKPSWKKIWKPVWIPTKRPVWKEIKVPDWKKIYKPEWKPIKVPAWKEVKVPDWKKITVPYYKDIVVPGWKEIQVPAWKKVWIPEWVKVGVPGEKYLGKDHDGWEYTSHDLWKKKLIWKPIWKKYWKPAKKQIWIPDKKLAWKDEWKQIWKTEKKQTWIDDKKLVWKEAWQQIWKPSKKLIWVPDKKLEWKEAWKQIWVPAWKEIWVPGVKKIWRPVWISEWFPSPDHHEHHHESHGWDRSDVSDNNAAASQKSVSVQQPDQKAAPKKSQQQSWLFPK, encoded by the coding sequence attaCCCTAGGGGTAATTTTACAAATCGCTCTAGTTTCGGGAAAGGCATTAATTCCTCAAAATCAACAAACACAGCAACAGGTGGAACGGAATTCTGAAGTAGGTAATACTGCTCAGAAGCGAGTTGGCTACGACTACCCAGCCCCACCGCTCGATCTCGTCAATCCTTTCCAAGATCATGATGACTTGCATTCTCACGACAACCACCACGAAGTAATCGAACACCACGATGAGCATGATCACCACGGCTTTGATGATCACGAGCATCACGAACATCAAGAGCACAATGACATTCATGAGGAGCATCATGTAGAGGAGCACCATGAGCACCACGATCACCACGATCACCATGACCACCACGACCCTGGCTATTGGAAGAAGAAACTGATTTGGAAGCCTGGGTGGAAAAAAATCTGGAAGCCTGCCAAGAAACAAATCTGGAAACCTTCTTGGAAAAAGATTTGGAAACCAGTCTGGATACCTACAAAACGTCCCGTTTGGAAAGAAATTAAAGTTCCAGACTGGAAGAAGATCTACAAACCTGAATGGAAACCGATAAAAGTACCCGCTTGGAAGGAAGTAAAAGTTCCCGACTGGAAAAAAATCACGGTTCCATATTACAAGGACATTGTAGTACCGGGTTGGAAGGAAATACAAGTACCTGCGTGGAAAAAGGTTTGGATCCCTGAATGGGTCAAAGTAGGCGTGCCTGGTGAgaaatatttaggaaaggaTCACGATGGATGGGAATATACGTCTCATGATCTCTGGAAGAAAAAACTAATTTGGAAGCCTATTTGGAAAAAATACTGGAAACCAGCTAAAAAGCAAATATGGATTCCAGACAAGAAATTAGCATGGAAAGACGAGTGGAAGCAAATTTGGAAAACCGAAAAGAAACAAACATGGATCGATGACAAGAAATTAGTATGGAAAGAAGCTTGGCAACAAATTTGGAAGCCATCTAAAAAGTTGATCTGGGTACCTGACAAGAAGTTAGAATGGAAAGAAGCTTGGAAACAGATTTGGGTACCAGCTTGGAAGGAGATCTGGGTTCCAGGTGTCAAGAAAATCTGGAGACCTGTTTGGATCTCCGAATGGTTCCCATCTCCTGATCATCATGAGCACCATCACGAGTCTCACGGATGGGACAGAAGTGACGTCTCCGACAACAATGCAGCAGCAAGCCAAAAATCTGTGTCCGTGCAGCAACCTGATCAGAAAGCGGCGCCGAAGAAGTCACAACAACAGTCGTGGCTATTCcccaaataa